In a genomic window of Aggregatimonas sangjinii:
- a CDS encoding TetR/AcrR family transcriptional regulator, translating to MKEKILEKATDMFLNYGFKSVTMDDIANKMGISKKTIYAHYENKTHLVEDSTMYVFDIISNGIDHIRELQKNPIEELYEIKKFVMRHLKDEKSSPQYQLQKYYPKVHDVLRHKQYEVMQDCVLENVKKGIALGIYRENLNAEFVSRIYFSGVNSIKDQQFFPLEQFPISKLMDDYLEYHLRGIVTPEGRKILNTIINSNQE from the coding sequence ATGAAGGAAAAAATACTGGAAAAGGCGACGGATATGTTTTTGAACTATGGTTTCAAGAGCGTTACTATGGATGATATCGCCAATAAAATGGGAATTTCTAAAAAAACCATTTATGCACATTACGAAAACAAAACGCATCTGGTAGAGGACAGTACCATGTATGTGTTCGATATCATTTCGAACGGAATCGATCATATTCGCGAGCTTCAAAAGAACCCGATCGAGGAATTATATGAAATCAAGAAGTTCGTCATGAGGCATTTGAAAGACGAAAAATCCTCTCCCCAATATCAATTGCAAAAATATTATCCAAAAGTGCACGATGTGCTTCGTCATAAACAGTATGAGGTCATGCAGGACTGTGTTTTGGAAAATGTAAAAAAGGGTATCGCCTTGGGAATTTATAGGGAGAACTTAAACGCCGAATTTGTTTCCCGGATTTATTTTTCAGGAGTGAATAGCATTAAGGATCAACAATTTTTTCCATTGGAGCAGTTTCCGATAAGCAAACTAATGGACGATTATCTAGAATATCATCTCCGCGGAATCGTTACCCCGGAGGGAAGAAAAATTTTAAATACAATCATCAATTCAAATCAAGAATAA
- a CDS encoding RNA polymerase sigma factor, producing the protein MTSDNENHNKLGTFFKEEYHSLRSYTKSRIDDTADSDAEDIIQDVALKLFSRPVTASPIHNIAGFVYHSIRNRITDIMRTKKTRIPIEDSMETRLLEFTELLYGKSDNGYSEDMGKELKKAIVNLKPIYRNIITAIDFEGFTYSELSSEIGIPEGTLMSQRHRAIALLFKELKTKKETTN; encoded by the coding sequence ATGACTTCGGACAACGAAAATCATAATAAGCTCGGAACGTTTTTCAAGGAGGAGTATCACTCCCTGAGATCGTATACGAAATCACGTATCGATGATACAGCCGATAGCGATGCCGAAGATATCATTCAAGATGTGGCGTTAAAGTTGTTTTCAAGACCGGTTACGGCATCACCGATACATAATATTGCCGGGTTTGTATACCATTCCATCCGAAATAGGATTACGGACATCATGCGCACAAAAAAGACCCGCATACCCATTGAGGATAGCATGGAAACAAGACTGTTGGAATTTACCGAGTTGCTCTATGGAAAATCGGACAACGGATATTCGGAAGATATGGGAAAAGAACTCAAAAAAGCAATTGTCAATTTAAAACCGATTTACAGAAATATCATCACGGCAATCGATTTCGAGGGATTTACCTATAGCGAGTTGTCATCGGAAATAGGCATTCCCGAGGGCACTTTAATGTCGCAGCGGCACAGGGCAATAGCGTTGCTGTTCAAAGAATTAAAAACAAAAAAAGAAACTACAAATTAA
- a CDS encoding polyprenyl synthetase family protein → MHSIEFYRNEFISYLTSKTVSKEPLNLYTPITYILGLGGKRLRPTLVLMATEVFGTDYRKALDAALAIEVFHNFSLVHDDIMDDAPLRRGKETVHEKWDINTGILSGDAMLINAYQLFENYDGQMFRNLAQLFSKTAIEVCEGQQYDVDFETRDDVTQLEYLKMIEYKTAVLVAAALKMGAIIAEAPEEQQQSIYDFGRYLGIAFQLQDDYLDAFGDPETFGKQVGGDIIENKKTYLYLKAMELGSDEEKKALSDMFSIHPDDPSGKIEQIKKIFRQTGAAGETTMAIETYTQKAFEVLEKLAVSDEKKGILEKFGKGLMVRRV, encoded by the coding sequence ATGCATTCAATCGAATTTTATCGAAATGAATTCATTTCGTACCTAACGTCTAAAACGGTATCCAAAGAACCTCTTAATCTATATACACCCATTACCTATATTTTGGGTTTAGGAGGTAAGCGTCTACGTCCCACACTGGTGCTAATGGCCACTGAAGTGTTTGGAACGGACTATAGAAAAGCACTGGATGCGGCCTTGGCCATCGAGGTTTTTCACAATTTTTCACTAGTGCATGACGATATTATGGACGACGCTCCCCTGCGAAGGGGAAAGGAGACGGTGCATGAAAAGTGGGACATCAATACCGGTATTCTTTCCGGAGACGCCATGTTGATCAATGCCTATCAATTGTTCGAAAATTATGATGGCCAAATGTTTCGGAATCTTGCCCAACTCTTTAGCAAAACCGCTATCGAGGTTTGTGAAGGCCAACAATACGATGTAGATTTCGAGACCCGGGACGATGTTACCCAACTCGAATACCTAAAAATGATCGAATATAAAACCGCCGTTCTGGTCGCTGCGGCGCTAAAAATGGGGGCGATCATCGCGGAAGCGCCTGAAGAACAACAGCAGAGTATTTATGATTTCGGACGGTATCTCGGTATCGCTTTTCAGTTGCAGGATGATTATTTGGATGCTTTCGGAGACCCGGAGACTTTTGGAAAACAGGTCGGGGGCGATATTATCGAGAACAAGAAGACGTACCTGTATTTGAAAGCAATGGAATTAGGGTCGGACGAGGAAAAGAAAGCACTTTCAGACATGTTTTCCATTCATCCCGACGATCCTTCGGGGAAAATAGAACAAATCAAGAAAATTTTCCGGCAAACGGGAGCAGCCGGTGAGACGACCATGGCCATCGAAACCTATACCCAAAAAGCCTTTGAAGTTTTGGAGAAATTAGCCGTTTCCGACGAGAAGAAAGGAATTTTGGAAAAATTCGGCAAGGGACTCATGGTAAGAAGAGTGTAA
- a CDS encoding lycopene cyclase family protein: protein MEYDYIILGAGAAGLMLADAMCSDDFFKGKSILLLDKERKQNNDRTWCYWEEDEGLFDDIVFQKWNYIYFAGKELRKQYNIAPYSYKMIRGIDFYEAILKRIEDHPGITFQLGEVTSVEDDGKQVVVTTATHTFFAKKVFNSIFDYKMAVGQTKYPVLQQHFIGWFIKADKPIFKKDQATFMDFSIPQNGNTRFMYVLPFSEYEGLVEYTLFSEKLLPEEEYESAIQAYLQNDLGCEKYKIIEKEQGSIPMTCYDFKEHHSANVRYIGTAGGWSKASTGYTFMSTAKKIPIVIKHIKSGKPLHRLNFKNKFWYYDLLLLDILHRNNELGGVIFETLFKNRKPQLIFKFLDEDTNLWEDLKYILGCPKWIFLKAFLRRLL, encoded by the coding sequence ATGGAATACGATTATATCATCTTAGGAGCAGGTGCCGCAGGCCTAATGCTTGCCGATGCCATGTGTTCGGATGATTTTTTTAAGGGGAAGTCCATTTTGTTGCTGGACAAAGAGCGTAAACAGAACAACGACCGTACCTGGTGCTATTGGGAAGAGGACGAAGGCCTGTTCGATGATATTGTTTTCCAAAAGTGGAATTATATCTACTTCGCTGGAAAGGAACTCAGAAAGCAATATAACATTGCGCCCTATTCCTATAAAATGATCAGGGGTATTGATTTCTATGAGGCGATTTTAAAGCGTATCGAAGATCATCCCGGAATTACCTTTCAGTTGGGAGAAGTCACCTCGGTCGAGGACGATGGGAAACAGGTGGTCGTTACAACGGCGACGCATACGTTTTTTGCCAAAAAGGTCTTCAATAGCATCTTCGATTATAAAATGGCCGTGGGACAAACTAAATACCCCGTACTGCAGCAACATTTTATAGGTTGGTTTATCAAGGCCGACAAACCTATTTTCAAAAAAGACCAGGCGACCTTCATGGACTTCTCGATACCACAAAACGGAAACACCCGCTTCATGTATGTGCTTCCGTTTTCGGAATACGAGGGCTTGGTAGAGTACACGCTTTTTTCGGAAAAATTGCTTCCCGAAGAGGAGTATGAAAGTGCTATTCAAGCCTATCTTCAAAACGATCTAGGGTGCGAGAAGTACAAAATAATCGAAAAAGAACAGGGCAGTATTCCGATGACTTGCTATGATTTTAAGGAACACCATTCCGCCAATGTCAGGTATATCGGAACGGCAGGGGGTTGGTCAAAGGCGAGCACAGGATACACATTTATGAGTACGGCAAAAAAGATACCAATCGTTATTAAACATATTAAATCCGGCAAACCCTTGCATCGACTGAATTTTAAGAATAAATTCTGGTATTACGATTTGTTGCTGTTGGATATTCTGCATCGCAACAATGAACTGGGAGGCGTCATATTCGAGACACTTTTCAAAAACCGAAAGCCACAACTGATTTTTAAATTTTTAGATGAGGATACCAATCTCTGGGAAGATTTGAAATATATTTTAGGTTGTCCTAAATGGATTTTTCTTAAGGCGTTTCTTAGAAGGTTGCTGTAG
- a CDS encoding TonB-dependent receptor produces MLLVCYIGNAQDGTLMGSVSDAGQPVPFANIYLKGTPYGTSSDQSGNYSLDKIPVGSYQLQVTAIGYRPFSENVTIRDTEKQTIAINLTASTEQLDETVVTGTLKAVSRSESPVPVEVYSPTFLKKNPTASIFEALQNVNGVRPQINCNVCNTGDIHINGLEGPYTLVLIDGMPIVSGLGTVYGLSGIPNSLIEQIEIVKGPASSLYGSEAVGGLINIITKNSLEAPDFAADAFLTGWGEYNLDIGAKIDLGKKTDVLLGINYFNFDEVIDNNGDNFTDLTLQDRISVFQKWNFERKDNRILSLAGRFFYEDRWGGELQWTPEFRGGNEVYGESIYTRRWEVLGKYQLPTTEKLLLSFSYNDHSQNSVYGDIPYIADQRIGFTQLTWDKKLGKHDFLFGSSLRYNYYNDNTTATVTADEVIIPSLFVQDEMKLAEKHSLLMGLRYDYDKRHGSIITPRTAYRFKITDTDIVRFNAGTGFRVVNLFTEEHAALTGAREVVVTEELKPERSFNVNLNYLKKIYADNGTFIGLDASLFYTRFSNAILPDYDTDPNRIIYDNLDGKSVSQGVSANLDVVFPDGFKFMVGGTYQDVSQTENGISKRQILTESLTGTWNVSYKIKAWDLNIDYTGNLYGPMRLPTLGENDPRREYSPTWSIQNIQFSYSALDDFEFYGGIKNLLNWTPNRGNPFIIARSNDPFDKNVVFDADGNAVATADNPNALTFDPSYVYGPNQGIRAFFGVRYRLN; encoded by the coding sequence ATGCTTTTGGTATGCTACATCGGGAATGCACAAGATGGGACACTTATGGGGTCGGTCTCCGATGCCGGTCAACCGGTACCTTTTGCGAATATTTATCTAAAGGGAACCCCCTATGGTACATCATCCGATCAAAGCGGCAACTATAGTTTAGACAAAATTCCCGTGGGGAGTTATCAGCTTCAGGTTACGGCAATCGGATACCGTCCCTTTTCTGAGAATGTTACGATACGCGATACCGAAAAGCAAACAATAGCTATTAACTTGACGGCTAGCACTGAACAGTTGGATGAAACGGTGGTTACTGGAACCCTAAAGGCGGTGAGTCGTTCTGAAAGTCCGGTACCTGTTGAGGTTTATAGTCCAACTTTCTTAAAAAAGAATCCCACGGCCAGTATTTTCGAGGCGCTGCAGAATGTAAATGGGGTACGCCCACAAATAAATTGTAATGTTTGCAATACCGGGGATATTCATATCAATGGTCTAGAAGGCCCGTATACTTTGGTTTTGATTGATGGCATGCCCATTGTTAGCGGTTTGGGAACGGTTTATGGCCTATCCGGTATCCCAAATTCCTTAATCGAACAGATAGAAATCGTAAAAGGTCCTGCATCCAGTCTTTACGGTAGTGAGGCCGTGGGAGGGCTTATCAATATCATTACCAAAAACAGTTTAGAGGCACCAGATTTCGCGGCCGATGCCTTCCTTACCGGTTGGGGAGAATACAATCTGGATATCGGCGCCAAAATCGACTTGGGTAAAAAGACCGATGTATTGTTGGGTATCAACTACTTCAACTTCGATGAAGTAATAGACAATAATGGGGACAACTTTACCGATTTAACGCTGCAGGACCGTATTTCGGTCTTTCAAAAATGGAACTTTGAGCGCAAGGACAACCGTATTCTATCACTTGCGGGACGTTTCTTTTATGAAGACCGTTGGGGAGGTGAACTGCAATGGACGCCGGAGTTTCGAGGCGGTAATGAGGTATACGGGGAAAGTATTTATACGCGCCGATGGGAGGTGTTGGGTAAATACCAGCTGCCGACAACCGAAAAGCTGCTGCTGTCTTTTTCTTATAACGACCATAGCCAGAACTCGGTTTACGGCGATATTCCGTATATCGCCGACCAACGAATCGGATTTACGCAACTTACATGGGACAAGAAACTCGGGAAGCACGACTTCTTGTTCGGGAGTTCCCTTCGATACAATTATTATAATGATAACACCACGGCTACGGTTACGGCAGATGAGGTGATCATCCCGAGTCTCTTTGTTCAAGATGAAATGAAACTGGCAGAAAAACATTCGTTGCTGATGGGCCTTCGCTATGACTATGACAAGAGACACGGATCGATTATTACACCTAGAACAGCCTATCGGTTCAAGATTACCGATACCGATATCGTTCGGTTCAATGCTGGAACCGGTTTTCGCGTAGTGAACTTGTTTACCGAAGAACATGCCGCGCTAACCGGCGCGCGCGAGGTAGTGGTTACAGAGGAATTGAAACCGGAACGCTCCTTCAATGTGAATTTGAACTATTTGAAAAAAATTTATGCCGATAATGGAACCTTCATTGGTTTGGATGCCTCGTTATTTTACACACGTTTTAGCAATGCAATCCTACCGGATTACGATACCGATCCCAATCGGATAATTTATGATAATCTGGACGGAAAATCGGTTTCGCAAGGGGTAAGTGCCAATTTGGATGTCGTTTTCCCTGATGGCTTTAAGTTTATGGTGGGTGGTACATACCAAGACGTAAGCCAAACCGAGAACGGTATTTCCAAACGGCAGATTTTAACGGAAAGCCTAACCGGCACATGGAATGTCTCTTATAAAATTAAGGCTTGGGATTTAAACATCGACTACACGGGCAATCTCTATGGCCCCATGCGTTTGCCTACTTTAGGGGAGAATGATCCACGACGGGAGTATTCCCCTACTTGGAGTATACAAAATATTCAATTCAGTTATTCGGCGCTCGATGATTTCGAGTTCTACGGAGGTATAAAAAATCTTCTGAACTGGACACCCAACCGGGGAAATCCTTTTATAATCGCACGCTCTAACGATCCTTTTGATAAAAATGTGGTATTCGATGCGGATGGAAATGCTGTGGCAACGGCCGATAATCCGAACGCACTAACTTTCGACCCTTCGTATGTCTACGGTCCCAATCAGGGTATCCGGGCCTTTTTCGGAGTGCGTTACCGCTTGAATTGA
- a CDS encoding metal-dependent transcriptional regulator, with protein MTLSEEDYIKAIYHLQKGEHTTVSTNAVAEQMDTKPSSVTDMIKKLSEKGVVHYKKYKGVSLTEYGQKIALTLVRKHRLWEVFLVNTLAFSWDEVHEVAEQLEHIKSEKLIDELDKFLGYPQVDPHGDPIPSKKGEFKKAIKKLLNDVPIGTSGICVGVKDSSAPFLKFLDKNDIALGDTILVHDKEEFDGSLYIKIKGKTIHISSQIANNLYLTITE; from the coding sequence ATGACCCTATCTGAGGAAGATTACATCAAGGCTATCTATCACCTGCAAAAAGGTGAGCATACCACTGTTTCGACCAATGCAGTGGCGGAGCAGATGGATACGAAACCTTCATCGGTGACCGACATGATCAAAAAGCTATCTGAAAAGGGTGTCGTTCACTATAAGAAATATAAGGGAGTGAGCCTTACCGAATACGGTCAGAAAATTGCCTTAACGCTAGTACGCAAGCACCGCCTCTGGGAAGTCTTTTTGGTCAATACCCTTGCATTTTCCTGGGATGAAGTTCATGAAGTCGCCGAACAGTTGGAACACATTAAAAGTGAGAAGTTAATTGATGAACTCGACAAATTTCTCGGGTATCCCCAAGTAGATCCCCATGGTGACCCCATACCTTCGAAAAAAGGGGAATTTAAAAAAGCCATCAAAAAATTATTGAATGACGTACCGATAGGCACGAGTGGTATTTGCGTGGGTGTAAAGGACTCCTCTGCACCCTTTTTAAAATTCCTTGATAAGAATGATATTGCCTTGGGCGATACGATTCTCGTTCATGACAAGGAAGAATTCGACGGTTCTCTTTACATAAAGATCAAAGGAAAGACAATACATATTTCAAGTCAAATCGCTAACAATTTATATTTAACAATAACGGAATAA
- a CDS encoding ZIP family metal transporter: MQQVIDYFESINPILAAFYATLFTWGLTAAGAALVFLFKNPKRAVMDGMLGFTGGVMVAASFWSLLAPGIEMSPGEGFVKVIPAAVGFFLGALFLFGLDKILPHLHLNFKMDEAEGIKSPWHKTTLLTLAITLHNIPEGLAVGVLFGGVAAGFEGATIGGAVALALGIGLQNFPEGFAVSMPLRRQGFTRRRSFMYGQASAIVEPIAAVIGAWAVITFQPILPYALAFAAGAMIFVVVEEVIPETQQDKHSDVAVMGFIGGFIVMMTLDVGLG, translated from the coding sequence ATGCAACAAGTGATCGATTATTTTGAGTCTATAAATCCCATTTTAGCGGCCTTTTATGCGACGCTTTTCACTTGGGGGCTTACTGCTGCAGGTGCGGCTTTGGTTTTCCTCTTTAAAAACCCTAAAAGAGCGGTCATGGACGGTATGCTAGGTTTTACCGGCGGTGTTATGGTAGCGGCGAGTTTCTGGAGCCTATTGGCACCCGGAATTGAAATGAGCCCAGGCGAAGGCTTTGTTAAAGTTATTCCTGCCGCCGTCGGATTTTTTCTAGGAGCGCTCTTCCTCTTTGGACTCGATAAAATTTTACCACATTTACATCTGAACTTTAAAATGGATGAAGCCGAGGGTATAAAATCACCATGGCACAAGACTACGCTTCTAACTTTGGCCATCACGCTACATAATATTCCTGAAGGTCTGGCGGTAGGCGTATTGTTCGGTGGTGTTGCAGCAGGATTCGAAGGGGCGACTATTGGCGGCGCCGTCGCTTTGGCTTTAGGCATTGGCTTGCAAAATTTCCCAGAGGGTTTTGCGGTCTCTATGCCCTTGCGACGACAAGGTTTTACCAGAAGAAGAAGTTTTATGTACGGCCAGGCGTCGGCCATCGTTGAACCGATCGCCGCTGTCATCGGTGCGTGGGCGGTCATTACGTTTCAGCCTATTCTGCCCTATGCGTTGGCTTTTGCAGCCGGAGCCATGATATTTGTGGTAGTGGAAGAGGTGATTCCGGAGACACAGCAAGACAAGCACTCCGATGTAGCGGTTATGGGCTTTATCGGTGGTTTTATCGTCATGATGACATTGGATGTCGGGCTTGGGTAA
- a CDS encoding DUF3570 domain-containing protein: protein MNSFQSFLAAIFFLVALSVCGQQTPDTTNDYKKRVLETTEIDFLSSYYAQDGDNAAVTGGIGTEELTDITGTIVVSVPLTDDDVLTIDAGVSAYTSASSSNVNPFDGSGPADSFVASSGASQADTWVNLKGAYSHSSDNRNDMWSANASVSSEYDYFSLGFGGSYTKLFNEKNTELSLYANIFLDRWKAIYPSELRPFGTGGIGSFRASEIMGNTDYNPNFTEFDNENRNSYAIGLGFSQILHRKIQGSLALDVVQQQGLLSTPFQRVYFSDIEDAFVENFQLADDVERLPDSRFKVALGGRLNWYLNERVSARTFYRYYFDDWGIKSHTASIELPVKLSDTFTIYPSYRFYQQTAADYFYAYETALSTEEFYTSDYDLSEYAANQFGLGASYTDIFTKMHLWKFGLKSIDLKFYRYDRNTRFNSSILTAGFKFVSY, encoded by the coding sequence ATGAATTCATTCCAATCCTTTTTAGCGGCGATTTTTTTTTTAGTAGCGCTATCGGTGTGCGGGCAACAAACCCCGGATACGACCAACGACTATAAAAAAAGGGTACTTGAAACCACCGAGATAGATTTTTTGAGCAGTTACTACGCCCAAGATGGGGATAATGCGGCGGTAACCGGGGGAATCGGTACCGAAGAACTTACCGACATTACCGGAACCATTGTAGTATCGGTACCGTTGACCGACGATGATGTGTTGACTATCGATGCCGGGGTTTCAGCCTATACCTCTGCCTCTTCCAGCAATGTAAATCCGTTCGATGGTAGTGGGCCCGCCGACTCTTTTGTGGCCAGTTCCGGCGCTTCGCAGGCCGATACCTGGGTGAATTTAAAAGGTGCCTACAGTCATAGTTCCGACAATCGGAATGATATGTGGTCGGCCAATGCTTCCGTGTCTTCGGAATACGATTACTTTTCATTAGGATTCGGTGGAAGTTATACCAAGCTGTTCAATGAGAAAAATACCGAACTCAGCCTTTATGCGAATATCTTTTTAGATCGTTGGAAGGCCATTTATCCGAGTGAATTGCGTCCCTTTGGAACAGGTGGTATAGGATCGTTCAGGGCCAGTGAGATTATGGGAAATACCGATTACAATCCGAATTTTACCGAATTTGACAACGAGAACCGCAACTCTTATGCAATTGGGCTGGGATTTTCTCAGATTTTACATCGAAAAATACAAGGTTCGCTGGCATTGGATGTTGTGCAACAACAAGGATTATTGTCCACACCCTTTCAACGGGTCTATTTTAGCGATATCGAAGATGCTTTCGTAGAAAACTTTCAGCTGGCCGATGATGTAGAGCGTTTGCCGGATTCCCGTTTTAAAGTAGCCTTGGGAGGGAGGTTGAACTGGTATTTGAACGAGCGGGTCTCTGCACGGACTTTCTATCGGTATTATTTTGACGATTGGGGGATAAAATCCCATACGGCAAGTATAGAGTTGCCCGTGAAACTTTCGGATACCTTTACGATATATCCTTCGTATCGTTTTTACCAACAGACGGCGGCGGACTATTTTTACGCTTATGAAACCGCTTTATCTACCGAAGAATTCTACACCTCGGATTATGACCTTTCGGAATATGCGGCCAACCAATTCGGGTTGGGTGCTTCGTACACCGACATCTTCACCAAAATGCACCTCTGGAAATTTGGATTGAAAAGCATCGATTTGAAGTTCTACCGTTATGATCGAAATACGAGGTTCAATTCCAGTATCCTGACCGCCGGTTTCAAGTTCGTTAGCTATTGA
- a CDS encoding DUF4266 domain-containing protein, translating into MRNKILLFAMVTCLMCSCMVVKEYEKVAINDRDMILGEKPCDRNVTTMHSYREAAVGANGGKTGGGCGCN; encoded by the coding sequence ATGAGAAATAAAATTTTACTTTTTGCCATGGTCACTTGCCTGATGTGTAGTTGTATGGTCGTCAAGGAATACGAGAAGGTAGCGATCAACGACCGCGATATGATTCTCGGCGAAAAGCCGTGCGACCGAAACGTCACGACCATGCACTCCTACAGGGAGGCTGCGGTTGGCGCAAATGGAGGTAAAACCGGCGGAGGCTGCGGCTGTAATTAG